Proteins found in one Polymorphobacter fuscus genomic segment:
- a CDS encoding EH signature domain-containing protein: protein MSFLRSSIARMDALASAGLAKPPTTQPELRRQLAKFDTNVGAAEPTVDLKPFLRGAVQTGAHALPRFQLNRVLRGAWCDAEFDDLGSAALDRAVGDLRRSSDQAVIDGYLTYFPKDRPIIGKLAAAASSAAQRYEWTWRDRNMRWSLFTPGQGPSKVALDFISRDTAGIEQLLRGTGLGTNLAASGFGQATFAQACVATAGLPSRHAVGAQRNILALFDKDALAGQLELVVRALLEPWISEKPDPEHRKAISAFLLDQVGDPRLQRTRWARIVNSLAETIGEARAREIAQVFKRWLTEVAMREFFRAIAKTTDRPDQWAQREKFWMAYLDEGLVTDAWPALGIRARNRIEEIIRQSGERPEYGIIRGGTASSSSIIMRIGDLRIAEWSDSGSCRFWSDSDPGAPPLYAKTYDGGKLRTTAGRADFEFESHVPASPGWETKFAGIIHRRTSISHPRSGKGRARNWNDKW, encoded by the coding sequence GTGAGCTTTCTGCGTTCTTCGATTGCTCGGATGGACGCGCTTGCGTCGGCAGGCCTGGCCAAGCCCCCGACAACGCAGCCTGAGTTGCGGCGGCAACTCGCCAAGTTCGACACCAATGTCGGCGCAGCGGAGCCAACCGTTGATCTGAAGCCCTTCTTACGTGGCGCTGTGCAAACCGGCGCTCACGCGCTGCCGCGCTTCCAGCTGAACCGGGTGCTTCGCGGGGCTTGGTGTGATGCAGAGTTTGACGATCTTGGGTCCGCCGCCCTGGATCGCGCAGTTGGCGATCTGCGACGCAGTTCCGATCAGGCCGTAATCGATGGATATCTCACCTATTTTCCAAAAGACCGCCCGATCATCGGCAAGCTTGCCGCCGCCGCCTCCAGCGCTGCCCAGCGATACGAATGGACTTGGCGTGACCGGAACATGCGGTGGAGTTTGTTCACGCCGGGCCAAGGTCCGTCAAAAGTCGCGCTTGATTTCATATCGCGCGATACTGCCGGCATCGAGCAGCTGCTAAGAGGTACTGGTCTTGGCACCAACCTGGCTGCGAGTGGTTTCGGCCAGGCAACATTCGCGCAAGCTTGCGTGGCCACAGCGGGATTACCGTCTAGGCACGCTGTAGGAGCACAGCGCAACATACTGGCTCTATTTGATAAAGACGCGCTGGCGGGACAACTCGAACTGGTTGTGCGAGCCTTGTTAGAGCCTTGGATAAGCGAAAAGCCGGATCCTGAGCATCGCAAGGCAATCTCGGCGTTTCTCCTCGATCAGGTCGGGGACCCGCGACTTCAGCGAACCCGTTGGGCTAGGATTGTCAATTCTTTGGCAGAGACGATTGGAGAAGCAAGAGCGCGCGAGATTGCGCAGGTGTTCAAGCGCTGGCTGACAGAAGTTGCTATGCGCGAATTCTTTCGCGCTATCGCCAAGACCACCGATAGGCCTGACCAGTGGGCTCAGCGCGAGAAGTTCTGGATGGCCTATCTCGACGAAGGCCTCGTCACTGATGCTTGGCCAGCCCTTGGCATCCGCGCGCGCAACCGGATCGAGGAAATTATCCGGCAAAGCGGCGAACGGCCGGAATATGGCATCATTCGTGGCGGAACCGCCTCATCGTCTTCAATCATCATGCGGATAGGCGATCTCCGGATCGCTGAGTGGAGTGACAGTGGGTCGTGTCGCTTTTGGAGTGACAGCGATCCCGGTGCGCCACCACTATATGCGAAGACGTATGACGGCGGAAAACTGCGTACCACCGCCGGCCGGGCGGATTTCGAGTTTGAGTCGCACGTTCCCGCCAGCCCGGGCTGGGAGACCAAATTTGCAGGCATAATACACCGCCGAACGTCAATATCGCATCCGCGGTCCGGAAAAGGTCGTGCCCGAAACTGGAACGATAAGTGGTGA